One window of the Paenibacillus beijingensis genome contains the following:
- the asd gene encoding aspartate-semialdehyde dehydrogenase, protein MSEQLKVGIVGGTGMVGQRFVQLLDQHPWFKVTAIAASAGSAGKTYEESVQGRWKLQGPIPEEVKNIVVQDASKVEEVAGGVDFIFCAVDMKKNEIQALEEAYAKTGTPVISNNSAHRWTPDIPMVIPEINPGHIEVIAAQRKRLGTATGFIAVKPNCSIQSYVPALHALLDYKPTKVVASTYQAISGAGKNFTDWPEMLDNVIPYIGGEEEKSEQEPLRIWGTIENGEIIKASAPLITTQCIRVPVTDGHLATVFASFENTPSKEEILDRWLNFKGRPQELGLPSAPKQFITYFEEENRPQTKLDRDIERGMGVSVGRLREDSIYDFKFVGLSHNTLRGAAGGAVLIAELLKAEGYIQAK, encoded by the coding sequence ATGTCAGAACAATTGAAGGTTGGTATTGTCGGAGGAACGGGCATGGTCGGTCAGCGATTCGTTCAATTGCTGGATCAGCATCCCTGGTTTAAAGTAACAGCCATTGCAGCGAGCGCCGGTTCGGCAGGCAAAACGTATGAAGAATCTGTGCAAGGCAGATGGAAGCTGCAAGGCCCTATTCCTGAAGAAGTGAAAAATATCGTCGTTCAGGATGCTTCGAAAGTGGAAGAGGTTGCAGGCGGAGTCGATTTCATTTTTTGTGCAGTCGATATGAAAAAGAATGAAATCCAAGCACTGGAAGAAGCATACGCGAAAACGGGGACGCCCGTTATTTCCAATAATTCGGCTCACCGCTGGACGCCTGACATCCCGATGGTCATTCCGGAAATTAATCCGGGACATATTGAGGTCATTGCGGCCCAGAGAAAACGGCTGGGAACCGCGACCGGTTTTATTGCCGTTAAGCCCAACTGCTCGATTCAGAGCTATGTGCCGGCACTTCATGCACTGCTGGATTACAAGCCGACGAAAGTCGTTGCATCGACGTATCAGGCGATTTCCGGCGCCGGCAAAAATTTTACAGACTGGCCGGAGATGTTGGATAATGTCATCCCTTATATTGGCGGCGAGGAAGAAAAAAGCGAACAGGAGCCGCTGCGCATCTGGGGCACGATTGAAAATGGTGAAATCATTAAAGCCAGCGCACCTTTGATTACGACACAGTGTATTCGAGTTCCAGTAACGGATGGACATTTGGCTACCGTATTTGCATCTTTCGAGAACACACCTTCGAAAGAAGAAATTCTCGATCGCTGGCTGAATTTTAAAGGACGCCCGCAGGAGCTTGGTTTACCGAGCGCGCCAAAGCAATTCATCACGTATTTTGAAGAAGAGAACAGACCGCAGACGAAACTTGATCGCGACATTGAGCGCGGTATGGGAGTTTCAGTCGGCAGATTGCGCGAGGATTCCATCTACGATTTCAAATTTGTAGGGCTGTCGCACAATACGTTGCGCGGAGCGGCCGGCGGCGCCGTCCTGATTGCCGAGTTGCTTAAAGCAGAAGGGTACATTCAGGCAAAGTAG
- a CDS encoding DUF2935 domain-containing protein encodes MVQSALYEHRFWLQILGDHSRFILNALSPKETPAIQKAQYFIQAFDHLLELSRGIKSETEAATINEQAYSVTIELRKFKLDILERLLLGQITIGFTPTFINHMVNELEEYLRILTDLLAGKPVPLFDPLHHDLLWLPDAAGHAAAIAMDLDAVEKRLLQKSVKFEAHFQQLYMKSIEMAGYMRTKLRNFPAFKRFHHEIELEMALFISFLRELEEMELTAEVLDRISPLIPDHMMREECYYLTKLALHGMVSDPDCNPAKPRIEA; translated from the coding sequence TTGGTTCAATCGGCACTATACGAACACCGGTTTTGGCTGCAAATTTTAGGGGATCACAGCAGGTTCATTCTAAACGCTCTATCACCGAAGGAAACGCCGGCTATTCAAAAGGCGCAATATTTTATTCAGGCGTTCGATCATTTATTGGAGCTTTCCCGCGGCATCAAATCCGAGACGGAAGCCGCAACAATTAACGAGCAAGCCTATTCGGTCACCATCGAATTGCGGAAATTCAAGCTGGACATTCTGGAGAGGTTACTCCTGGGCCAAATAACAATCGGATTTACCCCAACGTTCATTAACCATATGGTAAATGAATTAGAGGAATACTTGCGTATTTTAACGGATCTGCTCGCAGGCAAGCCCGTACCCCTGTTTGATCCGTTGCATCATGACTTGCTGTGGCTTCCCGATGCAGCTGGGCACGCAGCGGCAATAGCAATGGATTTAGATGCGGTTGAAAAACGTTTGCTCCAAAAGAGTGTGAAATTTGAAGCCCATTTCCAACAGCTCTATATGAAGAGCATCGAGATGGCAGGATATATGAGAACAAAACTGCGGAATTTCCCTGCTTTCAAAAGGTTTCATCATGAGATTGAATTGGAGATGGCATTATTCATTTCCTTTCTTAGAGAGCTGGAAGAGATGGAACTTACGGCCGAAGTGCTTGACCGTATCTCCCCGCTTATACCGGATCATATGATGAGAGAAGAGTGTTATTATCTTACAAAATTAGCCCTTCACGGAATGGTATCCGATCCGGACTGCAATCCGGCTAAACCTAGAATCGAGGCATAG
- a CDS encoding amidohydrolase family protein, which produces MADLILAHGTVINREGKLLSDRHVLVRDGQILAVNEGPLPAAGKVVDCTGCFITPGLVNLHTHTPMVLFRGFAEDVSINDWFNTRIWPYESRLTPDDVYTGARLAIVEMIENGVTAFADHYFEAGRIADAIIETGIRAELSPTIFGLGEGVEEAIDAAADLIQQRRNENSRLTFRMGPHAPYTCPAPVLQAIVRRAKELGVGVHIHASETSVQVTESLRDQGMTPFEVLAGAGIFDLPVTIAHGLWLEESDLRFLTPDTWFAACPKTYLKLAAGEGNLWNFHDRLNVAIGTDGAASSNTLNPLEQARLWALVGKQTSGRADRFLLEEAWRLLMNGHRAMGLPTGDVSEGYEADLVVWDLQQPNTAPVHNPLAALIYSAESRNVRDVLVQGRFLKQDFRVVSLDAREALAAADHAARLLFNEGPGQAKVTY; this is translated from the coding sequence ATGGCAGATCTTATCCTGGCACATGGCACCGTCATCAATAGAGAGGGCAAACTCCTTTCGGATCGGCACGTATTGGTTCGGGACGGACAAATCTTGGCTGTGAACGAGGGGCCGCTCCCCGCTGCCGGCAAGGTGGTGGACTGTACCGGCTGCTTCATCACGCCGGGCCTCGTGAATTTGCATACCCACACCCCAATGGTGCTGTTCCGCGGCTTCGCGGAAGATGTATCCATTAACGACTGGTTCAATACCCGGATCTGGCCATACGAGAGCCGTTTGACGCCCGACGACGTCTATACCGGTGCCCGCCTGGCCATCGTCGAGATGATCGAGAATGGCGTGACCGCTTTTGCCGATCATTATTTTGAAGCCGGCCGAATTGCGGACGCCATCATCGAGACGGGAATTCGCGCCGAGCTTTCCCCCACCATATTTGGCTTGGGTGAAGGCGTTGAAGAAGCGATTGATGCGGCGGCGGACCTTATTCAGCAGCGTCGAAACGAAAACTCACGGCTTACTTTCCGCATGGGTCCACACGCACCATACACTTGTCCGGCACCGGTGCTTCAAGCAATCGTACGGCGGGCGAAGGAACTGGGTGTGGGCGTTCACATTCATGCATCCGAGACATCGGTTCAGGTAACGGAATCGTTGAGAGACCAAGGAATGACACCGTTTGAAGTGCTTGCCGGCGCAGGAATATTCGATTTGCCGGTAACCATCGCACACGGCCTATGGCTGGAGGAATCAGACCTTCGGTTCCTTACCCCGGACACCTGGTTTGCAGCCTGTCCCAAGACCTACCTTAAGCTGGCCGCGGGAGAAGGAAATCTCTGGAACTTTCATGATCGGCTAAATGTTGCGATCGGGACAGACGGAGCGGCGAGCTCCAATACGTTGAACCCGCTTGAGCAAGCGCGTCTATGGGCATTGGTCGGCAAGCAAACTTCCGGGCGGGCAGATCGCTTTTTGCTGGAAGAAGCTTGGCGGCTGCTAATGAACGGGCACCGGGCGATGGGACTGCCCACCGGGGATGTGTCTGAAGGATATGAGGCAGACCTGGTAGTCTGGGACCTTCAGCAGCCCAATACGGCGCCGGTGCACAATCCGCTCGCGGCGCTGATTTATAGCGCGGAATCCCGCAATGTCCGGGATGTCCTCGTTCAAGGACGGTTCCTTAAGCAAGACTTTCGGGTCGTCAGTCTGGACGCTCGGGAAGCACTGGCAGCTGCGGATCATGCCGCTCGGCTGCTGTTTAACGAGGGGCCAGGGCAGGCAAAGGTTACATACTAA
- a CDS encoding DUF6254 family protein — MSQQKRRKEAAWKSRKQEQHPHGKIKSLKELSSEYDAEHTTT, encoded by the coding sequence ATGAGCCAGCAGAAGCGCAGAAAAGAAGCTGCATGGAAGTCACGCAAGCAGGAGCAGCATCCCCATGGTAAAATCAAGTCGCTGAAAGAGCTTTCCAGCGAGTATGATGCGGAACATACTACAACGTAA
- the metE gene encoding 5-methyltetrahydropteroyltriglutamate--homocysteine S-methyltransferase, producing the protein MVKSSVLGYPRIGAEREWKRTLEAFWSGKLEESELHSRLQEIRLNHLRKQQEKGIDFIPVNDFSYYDHVLDTATMFGIIPKRFPYEGGVVPLSVYYGIARGTKHATASEMTKWFNTNYHYIVPELDGASPVLTENKPLAAYREAKEKLGIEGRPVIVGPLTFLKLSKGYDTSETDAWLNRLLPLYVQILQELEREGVQWVQIDEPILVTKLSGADVKRLQTIYETFAGSVPGLNIMLQTYFESAENYSDIVRLPVKGIGLDFVHGLAGNMASLKELGFPADKILGAGVIDGRGIWKASLREKLVLLQELAELVTAERLIVQSSCSLLHVPVTVKKEASLIPELKNALAFADEKLDELVLLAKAFSSGEAVISDELEKCERALQALNHSGERNRIDVQRAVAAVSAKHPERTLPFSERFLAQQKKWQLPIFPTTTIGSFPQSAEVRKARQLWRKGEWNNEQYDSFIREQIDTWIRLQEEIGLDVLVHGEFERTDMVEFFGEKLAGFAFTQNGWVQSYGSRCVKPPIIYGDVAFVKPMTVEETTYAQSKTKRPVKGMLTGPITIMNWSFVREDMTREQIACQLAFALRQEVEALEDAGIRMIQVDEPAVREGLPLKEKDQAEYLEWAVNAFRMTTCTVQDTTQIHTHMCYCEFHDMIDSIEAMDADVISIETSRSHGELIHSFELNTYKLGIGLGVYDIHSPRIPRVKEITAMIERALRVLDPKLFWINPDCGLKTRGFEETIDSLRNMVEATQIARARHCLKVQ; encoded by the coding sequence ATGGTGAAAAGCAGTGTTTTGGGATATCCGCGTATTGGTGCGGAGCGTGAATGGAAAAGAACGCTCGAAGCGTTCTGGTCGGGCAAACTCGAAGAATCGGAGCTTCACAGCCGGCTGCAGGAGATCCGTTTGAATCATTTGCGCAAGCAGCAGGAGAAGGGCATCGATTTCATCCCGGTCAATGATTTCAGCTATTACGATCATGTTCTTGATACCGCCACGATGTTCGGCATTATTCCGAAACGCTTTCCTTATGAGGGCGGCGTTGTACCCTTGTCCGTGTATTACGGCATTGCCCGTGGCACGAAGCATGCAACCGCAAGTGAAATGACCAAGTGGTTTAACACGAACTATCACTATATCGTGCCTGAACTGGATGGGGCATCGCCCGTACTGACCGAAAATAAACCCCTTGCGGCATACCGGGAAGCGAAGGAAAAGCTCGGGATCGAGGGGAGGCCGGTAATCGTGGGGCCGTTAACCTTTCTGAAGCTGTCCAAAGGGTATGATACCTCGGAGACTGATGCCTGGCTGAATCGTTTGCTGCCGCTCTATGTGCAGATCCTTCAGGAGCTTGAGCGTGAAGGGGTGCAATGGGTCCAAATCGACGAACCGATTCTTGTCACCAAATTAAGCGGAGCTGATGTCAAGCGACTGCAGACAATCTATGAGACGTTTGCGGGGTCGGTGCCGGGCCTGAACATCATGCTGCAAACCTACTTTGAATCGGCAGAGAACTACAGTGATATCGTCCGGCTGCCCGTCAAAGGAATAGGGCTCGATTTCGTGCATGGATTAGCCGGCAATATGGCGTCGCTTAAAGAATTAGGGTTTCCTGCGGACAAGATTCTGGGTGCAGGAGTCATTGACGGCCGCGGCATCTGGAAGGCGTCGCTTCGCGAGAAACTGGTGCTGCTGCAAGAGTTGGCTGAACTTGTAACGGCCGAGCGGCTAATCGTACAATCGTCGTGCAGTTTGCTTCATGTTCCGGTCACAGTGAAAAAGGAGGCGAGTCTTATCCCTGAGCTTAAGAATGCTCTCGCATTTGCGGATGAGAAGCTGGACGAGCTTGTCCTGCTGGCGAAAGCATTTTCTTCTGGCGAGGCCGTCATTTCAGACGAGCTTGAAAAATGCGAGCGTGCTCTTCAGGCGCTCAATCACTCCGGTGAGCGCAATCGCATCGACGTTCAGCGTGCCGTCGCGGCCGTAAGTGCGAAGCATCCGGAACGCACTCTGCCTTTCTCTGAGCGGTTTCTTGCTCAACAGAAAAAATGGCAATTGCCGATTTTTCCGACGACGACAATTGGCAGCTTTCCGCAATCGGCCGAGGTGCGCAAGGCCCGTCAACTGTGGCGGAAGGGTGAGTGGAACAACGAGCAGTATGATAGCTTTATCCGGGAGCAGATCGATACCTGGATTAGGCTGCAGGAAGAAATTGGGCTGGATGTTCTCGTGCACGGCGAATTTGAACGAACGGATATGGTCGAATTTTTCGGTGAGAAGCTTGCGGGCTTCGCGTTCACACAGAACGGATGGGTGCAGTCGTACGGATCCCGCTGTGTGAAACCGCCCATTATTTATGGGGATGTAGCGTTCGTGAAGCCGATGACTGTTGAAGAAACAACGTATGCGCAGTCGAAGACCAAACGCCCTGTTAAAGGGATGTTAACCGGCCCGATTACGATCATGAACTGGTCGTTCGTCCGCGAGGATATGACGCGCGAACAAATCGCCTGCCAACTGGCCTTTGCGCTTCGACAAGAGGTAGAGGCGCTGGAGGATGCGGGAATCAGGATGATTCAGGTTGATGAGCCTGCGGTTCGCGAAGGGCTGCCGCTAAAGGAGAAAGATCAAGCTGAGTACTTGGAATGGGCCGTCAACGCGTTCCGCATGACCACTTGTACGGTTCAAGACACAACGCAAATTCATACGCATATGTGTTATTGCGAGTTCCATGACATGATTGATTCGATTGAAGCGATGGATGCGGATGTGATTTCGATCGAGACATCCCGCAGTCACGGGGAACTGATTCATAGCTTCGAGTTGAACACTTACAAACTGGGTATCGGTTTAGGTGTCTACGATATCCACAGTCCGCGCATCCCGCGAGTGAAGGAAATAACCGCTATGATCGAACGCGCCTTGCGGGTGCTGGATCCGAAGCTTTTCTGGATCAATCCGGATTGCGGACTTAAAACACGCGGATTTGAAGAAACGATCGATTCCTTGCGCAACATGGTCGAAGCGACGCAGATCGCCCGTGCGAGGCATTGCTTAAAGGTGCAATAA
- a CDS encoding LysR family transcriptional regulator, which translates to MTLQQLKYVIEVANRGSINEAAKRLFISQPSLSNAIKDLEEEMQIAIFERSNKGISLSKEGVEFLSYARQVVEQAELLESRYLNAKPSPQHFSVSTQHYAFAVNAFVNLVREFGQDEYELTLRETKTYEIIEDVKSMRSEIGILYVNEFNGKVINKLLKAANLQFNSLFTAKPHIFISIKNPLAKQPIVTIDQLQEYPYLSFDQGEYNSFHFSEEILSTLLHKKSIRVNDRATLFNLLIGLNGYTISTGVLSADLNGNEIIPVPLDCKETIHVGWISHRNVSLSKLGAAYIEALKQAIAQ; encoded by the coding sequence TTGACTCTGCAGCAATTAAAGTACGTCATTGAGGTTGCCAACCGGGGCTCTATTAATGAGGCCGCCAAGCGGCTCTTTATTTCTCAGCCAAGTCTTTCAAATGCGATTAAGGATCTGGAAGAAGAAATGCAGATTGCGATTTTTGAACGATCGAATAAAGGGATCTCGCTTTCCAAGGAGGGGGTTGAGTTTTTAAGCTACGCGCGGCAGGTCGTCGAGCAGGCGGAATTGCTGGAAAGCCGTTACCTTAATGCCAAACCTTCACCGCAGCATTTCTCGGTTTCGACCCAGCATTACGCTTTTGCGGTGAATGCCTTTGTTAATCTGGTTCGGGAATTTGGTCAGGATGAATATGAGCTGACGCTGCGTGAGACGAAAACCTATGAAATTATCGAAGATGTCAAAAGTATGCGCAGCGAAATTGGGATTCTGTATGTAAACGAGTTCAATGGGAAAGTGATCAACAAGCTGCTGAAAGCCGCAAATTTGCAATTCAACAGCTTGTTTACCGCTAAGCCGCATATTTTTATCAGCATTAAGAACCCGCTCGCCAAGCAGCCGATTGTGACCATCGACCAGCTTCAGGAATATCCGTATCTTTCCTTTGATCAGGGCGAATATAATTCGTTTCATTTTTCAGAAGAGATTCTCAGTACGCTGTTACATAAGAAAAGCATCCGTGTAAACGACCGGGCGACGCTCTTCAATCTATTGATCGGGTTGAACGGATACACGATCTCAACAGGGGTTCTAAGCGCCGATTTAAACGGCAATGAAATTATTCCCGTACCTTTGGATTGCAAGGAAACGATCCATGTCGGTTGGATTTCCCATCGAAATGTTTCGTTATCCAAGCTCGGGGCGGCATATATCGAAGCGCTCAAGCAAGCGATAGCCCAATAA
- a CDS encoding DNA-3-methyladenine glycosylase family protein: MVERVGSLVVPERANMFEFLAKSLIGQQLSVKAAATIIGRLEELCRDISPDSILSLSEDELRKAGVSRPKIGYIKGLAGLIERRELDFGSLPDLADDEVIESLTKVKGIGRWTAEMFLIFFLGREDVLSLGDAGLRRAVCWLYEDGIKTAPGVLERHGEKWRPYRTVASLYLWEAVNRGHVKGSHPPAGESIKMVEGE; this comes from the coding sequence TTGGTTGAAAGAGTAGGGTCGCTCGTTGTGCCGGAACGGGCCAATATGTTCGAGTTTTTGGCCAAATCATTGATCGGCCAGCAGCTTTCCGTCAAAGCGGCAGCCACCATTATAGGCCGATTGGAAGAACTGTGCAGGGACATCTCGCCGGATTCCATTCTATCCTTGTCTGAAGATGAACTGCGCAAGGCGGGCGTTTCCAGACCGAAAATAGGTTATATTAAAGGGCTGGCCGGCCTCATTGAGCGTCGAGAGCTGGATTTCGGTTCCTTGCCTGATTTGGCTGACGACGAAGTCATTGAATCGCTGACGAAGGTAAAAGGAATCGGGCGTTGGACAGCCGAAATGTTCCTCATTTTTTTCCTTGGGCGGGAGGATGTGCTGTCTCTTGGCGATGCCGGGCTTCGCCGCGCCGTGTGCTGGCTTTACGAAGACGGGATAAAAACTGCTCCCGGCGTACTGGAACGCCATGGCGAAAAGTGGAGGCCGTACCGGACGGTCGCCTCACTCTATCTTTGGGAAGCGGTCAATCGCGGTCATGTAAAAGGGAGCCATCCACCCGCGGGTGAGTCAATCAAGATGGTTGAAGGGGAGTAA
- a CDS encoding pyridoxamine 5'-phosphate oxidase family protein, with translation MQPFDHWNTWRDVASRSFGFSFATVNPDGTPHITPIGSLILSKDQPKGLYFPIFTSQMAQNHEHNNRVCILAVNSSKWFLLRSFLFRKFKTPPGVRLSGTVGEKRIATEDEIQSLKENLGLLGRFIKVGPGGLNIKYVRDIHFDSVKPVSVGKLTKGLF, from the coding sequence ATGCAGCCATTCGATCACTGGAATACTTGGAGAGATGTTGCTTCTCGGTCATTCGGATTCTCATTTGCCACTGTAAACCCAGATGGAACGCCACATATTACTCCAATTGGGTCGCTAATACTCAGCAAAGATCAGCCAAAAGGCTTATATTTTCCAATTTTCACTTCCCAAATGGCACAAAACCATGAACATAATAATCGGGTCTGTATTCTAGCTGTTAACAGTAGTAAATGGTTTTTGTTACGATCGTTTCTTTTTAGAAAATTCAAAACGCCTCCAGGAGTACGATTGTCAGGAACTGTTGGAGAAAAACGGATCGCAACTGAGGATGAGATTCAATCTTTAAAAGAGAATTTAGGATTGTTAGGGCGTTTTATAAAAGTTGGACCCGGCGGGCTTAACATTAAGTATGTTCGGGATATTCATTTTGACTCCGTTAAACCCGTTTCAGTTGGAAAATTGACCAAAGGGCTCTTTTAG
- a CDS encoding ArsA family ATPase produces the protein MRIIIYTGKGGVGKTSIAAATAVKLAEQGLRTLVLSTDAAHSLSDSLDKRIGPDPVQIADNLWGQEVNSLRETERNWGTVQAWLTKLLDKAQLRDVTMEEMLVFPGMEELFSLLQIKEHAQSGLFDVLVVDCAPTGETLRLLSYPNVLNWWLEKIFPYERRLIKLVRPVAKVVSGGIELPSNDVLDSIEHFARSLEDMQRIILDPDITSVRIVLNPEKMVLSEAKRSFTYLNLYGFNTDAVIMNRVLPDETTDSFLAQWRTIQKKYEEEIVLNFQPLPILKAPLMAGEVVGIPVLKELAHIVFGSSDPSELMYRGRTESIREEGEEVVLELAIPFAEKADLDLTQSGDELTVHVGAYKRKVVLPRTLMGRAVLGAKFAQDRLFIRFGKRLSEGEGVSE, from the coding sequence ATGCGGATCATCATTTACACGGGTAAAGGCGGCGTCGGAAAAACGAGCATCGCAGCGGCGACAGCGGTAAAGCTGGCGGAGCAGGGGCTGCGCACACTCGTTCTCAGCACCGATGCGGCACACAGTTTGTCGGATTCGTTGGATAAGCGGATTGGGCCTGATCCGGTTCAGATTGCCGACAACTTATGGGGGCAAGAGGTGAACAGCCTGCGGGAGACGGAACGTAATTGGGGGACGGTGCAGGCCTGGCTGACAAAGCTGCTCGACAAGGCACAGCTCAGGGATGTCACGATGGAAGAGATGCTTGTGTTCCCCGGCATGGAGGAGCTGTTCAGTCTGCTTCAAATCAAGGAGCATGCGCAAAGCGGCCTGTTTGATGTGCTGGTTGTGGACTGCGCGCCCACCGGTGAGACGCTCCGCCTGCTCAGCTACCCAAACGTCCTCAACTGGTGGCTGGAGAAAATTTTTCCGTACGAGCGGCGCTTGATCAAACTCGTCCGCCCCGTGGCCAAAGTCGTCAGCGGAGGAATCGAACTTCCGTCTAATGATGTGCTGGACAGCATCGAACATTTCGCGCGCAGCCTTGAGGATATGCAGCGAATCATTCTTGACCCGGACATCACGTCGGTGCGCATTGTCCTCAACCCGGAGAAAATGGTGCTGTCCGAAGCGAAACGATCGTTTACTTATCTGAACCTGTACGGCTTCAACACCGATGCCGTCATCATGAACCGTGTGCTCCCGGATGAGACGACAGACAGCTTCCTGGCGCAGTGGAGAACGATTCAGAAGAAGTACGAGGAGGAAATCGTGCTGAACTTCCAGCCGCTGCCGATCCTGAAGGCACCGCTAATGGCGGGGGAAGTGGTCGGCATCCCGGTTCTTAAGGAGCTCGCGCATATTGTGTTCGGCAGTTCAGATCCTTCCGAGCTGATGTACCGGGGCCGCACGGAGTCGATTCGGGAGGAAGGGGAAGAGGTCGTGCTCGAGTTGGCCATTCCTTTTGCCGAGAAGGCGGATCTGGATTTGACGCAGAGCGGCGATGAGTTGACGGTGCACGTAGGGGCTTACAAGCGGAAGGTTGTGCTGCCGCGGACGCTAATGGGCCGTGCGGTGCTCGGCGCGAAGTTTGCACAGGATCGGCTGTTCATCCGGTTCGGCAAGCGGCTATCTGAAGGGGAGGGGGTGAGCGAATGA